Sequence from the Sciurus carolinensis chromosome 1, mSciCar1.2, whole genome shotgun sequence genome:
aGGATTACCTGTTACCATGAAATCTTAAAAACAGTTATTTCTCTGCTAATGCAGAATATTTAGGAAAAAGTAACAGACATGCTTGCAAATTTATTCCCTTTTATAATTAATTGGAAAATATCAGTAGAAAAATCTGTTGTTATACATTTAGTTTAGAAAAACATATCTCCTCtggttatatatccaaaggaaataaaatcagcatctCTAAGAGATATATGTACCCCAGTTCATTATGGCATTATTCACTGTATCCAAGATGGAATCAACCTAAGAGTCTATAATCTGTCCACTGATGGGTGGataaatatgtgtgtacacacacacacacacacacacacacacacacaatggaaaatacatacaatggaatattcagCAATACAAAGGAAGGAAGTCCTGCCATTTGCAATAACATGAATTGTGATGGGCTGACTGATTgggttccatgagaatgttataggccacacagactccattttgctctgagactccatgttatgtaggaaataaacttttcccatgggaacaccccacctctgtacccatcaacaattgcttagcttctcccgtgggaacaccccgcctctgtccccatcatcagttacttagtgtgacatgtttagcaacacaaaatgacaattcttatgtaatgaaaaattgctctcttttgatttctgttgctcctaaacaatgtaccatgtgaacggtgatcgtgtggatgttagtaaccattctttagtttgtacctaggtaaggttcattttgatccacttccccctctgttgatttcatgatgttagtttgtaattttgaatcataccAACAGActcttatgattgatgtgatttttggtatgagaatccctacaaccctatggtcaggcttttttcccaatagtcattttttgggggcattgtgtgagaaagtcagctggctggcttaataaagactctcaaatttggacttctcagtggtgatcagtctgttcttaagatGCGCCCCATAACAGAATGAACCTGGAGATTAttataataagtgaaataagccaaatttaaAGAGGTAAATACTGTATCTCaattaaatgtataataaaaaaagtcaaacacacagaggcagagagtagaatggtggtttccagggtcTTGAGGGTGAGTAAACTGGGAATATTTTACCAAAGGTTGTAAACTTTCAGTCGTAAAATGAATAACTTATGGTAACTTCCGGGCATCTAATCTACAACATGGTGAACACAGTTACTAATATTGATTGTATAGTTGGAATTTGCTAAGAAAGTCCTCACTCCCTCCACACACACTGTGTTTATTGTCCTTAAGGAACACAATAAAATGGCATGTCCCTAAATGTCCCTTTCTGTTGCCTAAAACCTAGCCAAGTTAAGAGAACGATGAGGGCAACTCAGGGCCAGGATGCCCAGATACATATTATTTTGAATCTTTTATGTATGCTGGGAATTAGGGCAAATTAGTGTTATCTGTAAGAAGCTGCTTTCTTGTATTTATGCCAAGACAGCTGCTCTTTGGGATGCTAGTCATACAAGGAACAGAGCAAATTAAGCAAATTAATGATGTCATTCCTTGTGTTGCCCAACTTATAAAATCTTTTGTAACTGATGTGGACCAGAACACCATGGAGTAGGAAGTGCTCATCCAAGCAGCCACCCCTGGACAAAGCATCACAAAGGATAGGAGGTGCTACGTTCTTTTGAAACACTGGAGTCACTGTATCAAACAGGTCCAGCCCATTGCCACTGCATCTCCTCTGTAAACATTTCTCAatgcatgttttagtcagctttttcacagctgtgactaaaagacccaaccagaacaattgtaaaggaggaaaagtttatttgaggactcacagtttcagaggtcttagaccaTAGAAGCCGGTTCCATTCCTtgtggctcaaggtgaggctgaacatcatggcagtgGGAAGCAGTTCATGTagtgagtgggagggagggagggagggagagggagaaagagagagagagagagagagagagagagagagagagagagagagagagagagagaaagaaactccaCTTGCCgggtacaaatatataccccaaagccacacccgcaatgaaccacttcctccagctatacccaacctgcctccagtcaccactcagttaatcccatcagggattaattcactgattaggttaagactataacccaatcatttctccttcaaccttcttgcatggtctcccCCGTGAGTTTTTTgggaacaccacatctaaactataacaatgaATTATACATCTCTTATCCTATTCTGGGTTTCCTTTTTGGTCTCTTGTAAAGTATCCCCTATCCTGGCATAATTGGGATGTGAATGTTACACACatagacatatacacacacacacacaatggtaaCTGTGTggtgatggatatattaatttaattGTGGTAGTCTTTTCACATTGTATATTTATGTTGAATCATGATTTTGTACATCTTTTATatgcaaaatttttatttgtcaattatacctcagtaaaacttggaaaaaaaagaaaacttatctCCTTTACagattaagtaaaaaaaattataactaagaaaagtacaaaaatgacttgaaatttttttaagtttattagaGTAGTTCtcaacttttctctttaaataaagTTAACTGTTTCCTTAgtcatattaaatgaaataaaactgtaaaaagGGATGATCATTGCATTAAAGTGATTCTTAATGCTGCAACTTCTTATCTTCAGTAAAGAAGCTACATGACTATACTAATGAATCTTTCTCATAAATTTAGATGTGGGTATGGGaacaggaaattagaaaatagtgACTGAAGTCACCTAATAAGAGAATGGAATTgctcacttatttttctttataatgttcaAAATAAATTGGTACTTGTGAACTTCATGGCAATTACATCAAAAGTAGATTAGAAATCACAGATCAcatggataaattaaaaaaaaaaattgactgggCATGGAAAATAGGGTTTGTGCTAGTAtgcttagaaattaaaaaaaaaaaagagttaaaattgaagcctaaattaaaaaaaaatctagtcaaTAATCCATAAActcattcagtcatttatttgtgGAATAGTTGCCATGTAGGAGAGACAAATTGTTCAGAAATAACTATAGTTTAGGGTAGAAACTAGGTATGCACACAAATAAAAAGTTCAgtgaaaatattaagagaaagagaatagTTCCCACTGAGGGGAAGAAGGAGTgatttttgccattttctttgaaatacagGTAGCAATTGAACACTGCAGAGCTTGGGAGAACAAACAAtgtgcaataatttttttttttttaataaagaacaaGAACTACATGGGGAAGTTGAGTTGTTGGTGAAAAGACTACTATTGTGTGAGAAGAGCAGTGagaaaggaatttgaaaaaattaaattattgggcattatggtttggatatgagttgtctCCCAATAAGCTGATGTGATACAAGgtgggaatgttcagaggtgaaataattagattttaaaacctcatcagtggatcaattCATTTGATTGATGAATAATAATTGATGTCTACACTGGGTgctaattgtaggcaggtgggacatagCTGAAGGAAATAGGTATCTGGGAGTATGTCCTTGGGGATTGTATCTTGTCCCCCTGACTTCTCCTTCTTTATCCCTGATTCTTGgctgccaggaggtgagcagctttcctctgctgctatgatgttctgccttactggggcccagagcaatggagctaaCCAACCTTGAACTGAACATCTGAAACAGcacaaaataactttttcttcttctcattgtTTTTGTGAGGCATtttgggtcacagcaatgaaaagctggctaacacagAAATTGGTGCCAAGAAATGAGCTCGCTGTGACTCACTTGATCCTGTAGTTCAGAAACCTATGGAAATGATTTGTGGGAGAACTATGGAAAAGGTTGGAGATGTAGAATAGAGATGCCTTAGAATGTGGTAAGCAGAGTTAATAGGCAATTAAGCTTCTGGTGGGAGCTTAGGaaaccagaatgctgataggaatgcaGACAGTAAACACTATGCTCATGAAGTttcagaaagaaatgaggaatcTGTTGGGAATTATACTAACATTCACTCATGTTACATCCTGGCAAAGAAATTGTCAACATTTTGACCTTGTCCTGAGACTTCCAGTAAGATTGAACTTAAAAATGATAGATTAATTAATCTTACAAAGGAAATCTCAAGGCAGCACATggaggcagtggcatggatattgttgGCAGCTTTTAACCAGGTTCAGTGTGATAATCAAGAgtagaaagcagagcagaaatatttttaaaattttcagtttggcAAGAAAAGTACCTGTAAAGTTGGGGTCAAGAAGGTATGGTTGCGGCAGCTGACGGCTGGAAGGAAAATGAGTGAGTCTTTGGTGGTTTGTGATGTTGCCGAAGATTTAGTGGAAAAGCTGAGAAAGTTTCGTTTTCgcaaagaaacaaacaatgcTGCCATTATAAGATGTAAGCCTGAACAACAGATGATGTATGCTGGGAGTAAGAATAAGTTAGTCCAAACAGCTGAACTAACCAAGGtatttgaaataagaaatactGAAGACCTAACCGAAGAATGGTTACGTGAGAAACTGGGGTTTTTCCACTAATGTGAACTTctgtgtttttaaagtatttatgcATTAACCTGATTATACTGGAACCAGACATAAATACTTATTTATGCCTAAAAATGCACTGTTATTTACAGTTTGTTTCCTGCAGTAAAGAAAAATTCTTCATTTGTGCAAAGTTTGAACAAAGAGGAAATCATCTTCATAGTGATGAAACTTTGTAAAGTGTTTCCTTATATTTGTAATTGTTAGGTGGGCTACTTTTCTCCAAGGACTTTTTGCACTCTTGTGACTAATTTCTATAACTTATGGTTCAGAATTTGTTACTATTTACAGACACCATTGGAAAGTGGGTATGAGATTGTGATAGACAACAGTTGCCTCCTTTTGACAAATACTGGATATTAGCagtttatatatgaaaatagcaTATTATCACTTGTCAAATCATTGAAATTAATTTGGGGTTAAAAACTTAAGTGACCTAATTTTGAGCCATGAATAGTAATTTACTGTATTGTAACCTACGTTtcaagaacattttttcatcaaTTCCATACCTCTTGATTTCCTATACGTTTTTAATCAAGTCTAGAAACTATGCTCATCGATCATTCATTTTTAAGGTCTAGGAGTTAGATTTGTTTTTGATAGAGTTATGAGTATTAGGTTTCTTCATATGGAAATTAGCATCTTGGTCTTCACGGTTGTTAGGTTGTAATAATTAAGGGCTTGATTCCCGATTGTCATTTCTAAATAGTTTTGAATCTAGGTTAATAATACTTTACTTATAAGGCACCTCCTAATGTCTTGTGAACACTAATTATTTTAAGTGTGTTAATACTGTGCCTTTGATTTGTTAGCTTTAAAATTAGTTTAAGACTTTTACACTGCCAGTATTCTAGATTTGGTGaaattaatacttttttaaagggtccaaataaaataattttctaatgtgtttatctaaaaaaaaaaaaaaaaaaaagaaggtatggTTGCTAAAGAgattatagcaatgaaaaagatGCTAAGTACTTCATGCATGCATGATAAGAAAGTTGCCTTGAGGGCATATTGGCAACAGCAAAACCACACCCATTGCATGCTCAAGGATGTAGAAATGAAAACCTATTTAAGAGACAATGGAAGCACTCTTCTCATCAAGGGgtgcctaggaagttgtttccccATGATTTGTTTCACTATGCTCAGCTACCCAGGCATTTTGAAACTTCTGTAGCCATGGTCCAAAGGAATCTAGCTACTGCTGGAGCTGCCAGCAAGCCTTATGTCATCTACATGTTCTTGGTTCTGAAAGAATGTAGGAAGTTATAGTAAGGGAATCAtagaggcttccaccaagatttcagaggACAGTATAGCAAGGTAGAAATTTCTGTGGGCAGCCTTTGAGAAGGTGATGCATAAAGCTGTgaaaaggaagccaaagctgcaatGGAGAGCCCCCATAAGAAATGTCAGTAACACGGTATGTCTGTCAAGGGAAAGCTGCTGCCTATAGACAGAGTTAGTCTGAAAGAGCCCTGTGGGCAACAACCATCAAGGACAAAAGGGACAGGGCTGCTCAAGTACTTTGAAGAGTTCATCTTACCACCATGTGACACAGATGgtggacatggagctacaggacctAATGTTTACCTGCCTgggttttggtcttgttttggtactctttttttctgtgcctctgtttctcaCTTTTGGGACAGGAATGTTTACTTTGTGCCATTGTATATTGGGTGTATGTAACTTGCATTTGATCTTTACAGGGGCTCACAGAAGTTTGCCATGAGTCacagaggagactttggatttGGATATTTGGGCAGTGCTTGAACTATTAAAACTATGGGGATTCTTGAagatggactaaatgcatttgGCATTATGAGAAGGATATGAGTTTTTGAGGGCAAGGGGAAGAatgttatattttagatattgagTGTCCCCCAATAAGCTTATGTGATAGATGATGCAGGAATATTGAGAGGTGAATGATTAGATGAGAGCTGtagcctcatcagtggattaatccatatgATGTCTTAAATTTTGAAAGGACAATTGTATTGGTTTGGAATTTTAGGCAGTAAGGTATGACTAAATACATCTCtgggagtgtgactttggggatCATATTTTGTTCCCCtggctcctctccctctctctttgcttcttgagtACCATGAGTTGACCACATTTCTGCcattccctctgccatgatgttctgcctaatattaagcccagagcaatggagctggccaatcATCAACTAATCCTCTGAAAAAGTGAGCCCCAAATAGACCTTTCATTCTCTatcttgttcttgtcaggtattttggttcctgtgatgaaaagctgactaatatattTGACCAGATTATGAAGGCTTGAACATCAGGCTAAACATTCTGACTAAGATGTTTTATGAAATCGTTCAGAAATTttgctattattactattatttctcattttccacttaaaaaacaaaaaacaagtgtAGGAAAGAACATTTAACATTTTACACTTAGCCTATTGTTAGTTTTCTGAAttacaatgatttttaaacaaagtaaTCACAATAAATCTGTCAAAAATAGGATTTGCAAAGTTGATTGAAGGAAAGATGGTAACAGAAGAAATGGAGCTAAAGATATTTATGGGAACTTTCTGACTACTATGAATCActtatttaaataactttttgaaaatgtgttAGGATTGGGGCAAGGTACTGACTAAACcattcaacattttttatttgaattttccttttgcatatatttttactACAGATGTTAGTCTGAAGTAAAATTGGAAATTAGGCAATCTTGAAACACCAAGAGCTCAGTTTGCTGTCCTCCCTTGGGGTTTAGGTCACAGTTTTGGTACAAATTTGCTTAACTTGGGGGCATTCACTGAGACTTTTAGAGCTTCAGTTACATTATTCCCATTCTTTTATTTACACTCTTAGAAGAGGGCAAAGACTCCCTGCTCTGTCAACCTCTTGGATCACTGGCAATTTCCAATTTcatagtgaaatttttttttacatttgttattgttctttttagttataggtaacagtagaatgtatttgacaTATCACAgataaatggagtacaaattcccatttttgtggttgtacatgatgtggagttacactggtcatgtgttcatatatgaacatagggaagttatgtctgattctttctgctctttctcattcccatttcccttcccttccctccacttaCTAGTTTTCTTGTTCTACTAGGAATCTTAACTCTCCCTTGTTATACATTGTGGGTTGTAGCCCTGAATCTTACTATCTTTCAGTTGCCTcccttgaaaatatttctatttaaatattgaaGTATAAGAAGTTCTGAAGAAGTAAATTGCCTTAGTGAAATTTTAGGCACCTTAATAGTACAAGTCACTTTACCTTCTAGTCTTTAAATCTTTCCACTTGTGTAATTAAAAGTTTTACAAATTGATTGCACAGTGGAATCACCTGATGAGTTTTTGAAAGTATAAATTCTTGAGTCCTCTTTGCAGACCTATCCAATTAGAATCACAGAAAATAATCATGGAAGGtaggaacatttaaaatgaataatgaaaaggTACAGTAAAACTTATAATCAGAGACATAGATTCTATTTGTAAAACACCAAGATATGCAGTACCAGTTTTTTAAAGCTCTGTAGATTGTCTGGATGCAACATTccacattctttattttcattaagcTGGTAGTGCCTAACTTCAAATGAGAATGATCTATTGCCTAGTACACACatgatagtttttaaaacaaataataatgatatttatagtaataaaaaatagtTAACACATTGACCAGCTAAATGTTGCTGTCTTGGGAGAATAGGGTGTGATGTGATAGCAGCTTAGTTACATTATAACCCCTTTGATTGACAGGACAAAATGACTGTACATCAGACTTGACTTTAAAGGGCCAAAGTAAGTTGTTCCTCAAAGTGTAATTCTGAAAGATTTTTGTAGCCTCTATTAATAATTGGCACTTTTAGTCTACCTGTGTCTTAATTGTTGTATTTCATGATGAAATAAGAAGatttgagaaaatggaagtacAAAGTAAAAGTCATTATTTGACATTACACAAATTTAGCCTTTAGTGAATTCAGACTGTTAAGAAACAGGTGACCTTTAGAGGACTGCAGACATAGACAAGAAATATATAGGCATTAGTCCTATACTAGGTGGAATTATCTAGCAAAGAActgttcatttttctcatttccagatTGACTTTACATTTTAACAGGAAACTCAGAGgatgtcttaaaaaataatgaaatttgtcTTTAGTTGGGGTAGTGTTTAACATAATAGAGGTAGAATAGCAAAGaccttttctttctgatttaattcatttcagatttttaaaaatcattgatttgGTGAAAGCACTTTCTTAATATTTGTTGGTTAAAAATGGCAGTGATCTGGTTCCTTAAATGGAAGTTCTAAGgcttaggaaatattttaattttgaattttcagatggTTTCCATAATTACCTCAGGCACTTTTCTGTCTGAGAATAACATTAACAGTGCTATTCCCAGAACATACTGATGATAAAGTAAAACCACTTCACTCATTAAAGGAAAGGAAGTGCAGATGGCCATTATTAATGATGAGGACAGCAGACAATAATCATGAAATCTCTGAAgcttaaaaataagtattaaaaggCTGTAGTATTAATCATACCACAGATGTATATTATACTCACATAAAACAAAT
This genomic interval carries:
- the LOC124985007 gene encoding glia maturation factor beta-like — translated: MSESLVVCDVAEDLVEKLRKFRFRKETNNAAIIRCKPEQQMMYAGSKNKLVQTAELTKVFEIRNTEDLTEEWLREKLGFFH